The Vespula vulgaris chromosome 2, iyVesVulg1.1, whole genome shotgun sequence genome has a segment encoding these proteins:
- the LOC127073027 gene encoding ras-related protein Rab-14 produces the protein MSTGPYNYSYIFKYIIIGDMGVGKSCLLHQFTEKKFMADCPHTIGVEFGTRIIEVAGQKIKLQIWDTAGQERFRAVTRSYYRGAAGALMVYDITRRSTYNHLSSWLTDTRNLTNPSTVIFLIGNKSDLEDQRDVTYEEAKQFADENGLMFVEASAKTGHNVEEAFLETAKKIFQSIQDGRLDLNAAESGVQHNPSQPGRTSLQGVSNEQQGGKDSCSC, from the exons ATGTCGACTGGAccatataattattcatatatttttaagtatattaTCATAGGCGATATGGGAGTAGGGAAATCATGCTTACTTCATCAATttacagaaaagaaat TTATGGCAGATTGTCCACATACTATTGGTGTAGAATTTGGTACTAGAATTATTGAAGTAGCaggtcaaaaaataaaattacaaatttggGATACTGCGGGACAGGAACGTTTTAGGGCAGTTACTAg ATCATATTATCGTGGTGCTGCAGGCGCATTAATGGTTTATGACATTACACGTCGTTCTACATATAATCATCTCAGCAGCTGGCTTACAGACACAAGGAATTTGACCAATCCAAGCACT GTCATATTTCTGATTGGAAACAAGAGTGATTTGGAAGATCAACGTGATGTAACTTATGAAGAAGCCAAACAATTTGCTGATGAGAATGGTCTTATGTTTGTTGAAGCTAGTGCAAAAAC TGGACATAATGTTGAAGAAGCTTTCTTGGAGAcagcaaagaaaatatttcaaagtataCAAGATGGACG ATTGGATCTTAATGCTGCTGAATCGGGTGTTCAACACAATCCTAGTCAACCTGGTCGCACTAGTCTTCAAGGAGTGTCAAATGAACAACAAGGAGGAAAAGATTCCTGCTCTTGTTAG
- the LOC127073028 gene encoding PITH domain-containing protein GA19395 produces the protein MEHHCCCGSIHNDAELGVQYNLYKKIDKDNVECLNEYEENSGVTVFKPWEERLDTSKFVESDVDEELLFNIPFTGNVKLKGLIIIGGENQSRPNKVKLYKNRPHMTFDDVTIEADQEFELCNDETGVHEYPLRVVKFSTVYHLSLHFIGNGGAERSKIYYIGLKGEWSPAHQHGVTICTYELVPQKSNRLKDMNDQSREVS, from the exons ATGGAACATCACTGCTGTTGTGGAAGTATTCATAATGATGCGGAATTAGGGgttcaatataatttatataaaaagatagataaggATAATGTTGAATGTTTGAATGAATATGAAGAAAATAGTGGAGTGACAGTATTCAAACCTTGGGAAGAAAGACTAGACACTAGTAAG TTTGTGGAAAGTGATGTTGATGAAGAGCTTCTTTTCAATATACC CTTCACAGGAAATGTTAAGTTAAAAGGACTTATTATAATTGGAGGTGAAAATCAATCTCGTCCAAACAAAGTAAAATT ATATAAGAATCGACCACATATGACTTTTGATGACGTTACGATAGAAGCAGATCAAGAATTCGAGCTTTGCAATGATGAAACTGGCGTTCATGAATATCCTTTaag AGTCGTAAAATTCTCTACTGTATATCACTTGAGTCTTCATTTTATTGGTAATGGTGGAGCTGAAagatcgaaaatttattatattggcTTAAAGGGAGAATGGTCGCCTGCTCATCAGCATGGTGTTACAATTTGTACTTATGAACTGGTGCCACAAAAGAGCAATCGTCTTAAGGATATGAATGATCAGAGCAGAGAAGTTAGTTGA